TAAAGAAAACGATCTTGATGTAGTAGTTCGTGTTATGTCAGATTGTCCTTTAATTGATCCGGTAATATTAGATAATGTTGTTGACTTCTATATGAGCAACAATTATACATTGGTTACGAATGCAGGAATTAATTTTGAGCAAAGGACATTTCCAAGGGGATTGGATGTTGAGGTGTTTTCCTTCAGTATGTTGGAATACGCCTTTAATAATGCTCAAAAAAGTTATCAGAGAGAGCATGTTACGCCTTATTTATATGAAACATATTTTGACAGTATCTACTATTATAAAAATGATGTTGATTATTCTAATTTCAGGTGGACTTTGGATACCGATGAAGATTATGCATTGATTAGTGCAATTTATGATAGATTGTATAAAAAGTATGGCAGCAACTTCGGTCTTTATGAAGTTTTAGAGTTGATGAAATCTAATCCTGAGTTAAGCATGATTAATGCTCATGTTCAGCAAAAAAGCTGGTTTATAATTAATAAATGAAATTTTTACAAGGTCGGTGAGAATATTGTCTGACTATATTCCTTACGAAAAAGTAGTTGATTATTTAGACATTAATGAAGGAGATATCCTTCTGGTTGGTTCTGACATAACCCTTTTGGGATTAAATGCTTATTATAATGGTGAACAATTTGAGCCAAACAAGTTTATAGACAGTATAATCAGGAAAATAGGTCAAAAAGGAACGTTACTGTTTCCAACTTATAACTGGGGATTTTGCAAAGGAGAAACTTTTGATTATAAAAACACCGTTTCTCGGACGGGCTCATTGAGCAATGCAGCTCTAAAGAGAAAAGATTTTGTACGAACAAAACATCCCATATATTCTTTTGCGGTATGGGGACGAGACAGTGATAAGCTGTATCACATGAATAATATCAGTTCTTTTGGGAAGGATTCTCCCTTTGCGTATATGAAGGAAAATGGTGCTAAAATGCTTATTATTGGGGTGTCATATCAAAACTCATTCACTTTTATGCATCATGTAGAGGAAATGGAAAAAGCACCGTATAGGTATTTAAAAAGTTTTACAAGTAAGTATATCGATGAAAAAGGAGAAGAGAGCATTAGAACTTATTCCATGTATGTGAGAAATCTTGAACTGGGAGTTGAAACTAAATTTGATTTGGAAAACGAAATGAAAGAAAGTGGTGCAGCAAAGCATTACACGATAAACAACGTAGAGATTATTAATGTGGATCTTAAAAAGGCTTATGAGGTAATAAAAGATGACATTATAAATAATGAAGGCAAGAAGTTGCACAAACGGGAAAGGGCGGCTGATGTTAAATGACCTCAACTGAAATGGATTATTCAAAAGTCGG
The genomic region above belongs to Acetivibrio saccincola and contains:
- a CDS encoding cytidylyltransferase domain-containing protein, which codes for MKTGVIVQTRMGSTRLPGKVMMDLCGKPVIDHVIDRLKRSRLSDEIIIATTTLERDKVVVEQAKKNGVKWFCGSEDDVLSRYYCAAKENDLDVVVRVMSDCPLIDPVILDNVVDFYMSNNYTLVTNAGINFEQRTFPRGLDVEVFSFSMLEYAFNNAQKSYQREHVTPYLYETYFDSIYYYKNDVDYSNFRWTLDTDEDYALISAIYDRLYKKYGSNFGLYEVLELMKSNPELSMINAHVQQKSWFIINK
- a CDS encoding AAC(3) family N-acetyltransferase, coding for MRILSDYIPYEKVVDYLDINEGDILLVGSDITLLGLNAYYNGEQFEPNKFIDSIIRKIGQKGTLLFPTYNWGFCKGETFDYKNTVSRTGSLSNAALKRKDFVRTKHPIYSFAVWGRDSDKLYHMNNISSFGKDSPFAYMKENGAKMLIIGVSYQNSFTFMHHVEEMEKAPYRYLKSFTSKYIDEKGEESIRTYSMYVRNLELGVETKFDLENEMKESGAAKHYTINNVEIINVDLKKAYEVIKDDIINNEGKKLHKRERAADVK